A stretch of Oryza brachyantha chromosome 4, ObraRS2, whole genome shotgun sequence DNA encodes these proteins:
- the LOC102713076 gene encoding elongator complex protein 3, producing the protein MATAVAVAAGGRGEQTRRRKPAPGRGGVVLPAGLSEEEARVRAIAEIVSAMGELSRRGEDVDLNALKSAACRRYGLARAPKLVEMIAAVPEADRAALLPRLRAKPVRTASGIAVVAVMSKPHRCPHIATTGNICVYCPGGPDSDFEYSTQSYTGYEPTSMRAIRARYNPYVQARSRIDQLKRLGHSVDKVEFILMGGTFMSLPADYRDYFIRNLHDALSGHTSANVEEAVCYSEHGSVKCIGMTIETRPDYCLGPHLRQMLSYGCTRLEIGVQSTYEDVACDTNRGHTVAAVADCFSLAKDAGFKVVAHMMPDLPNVGVERDMESFREFFENPAFRADGLKIYPTLVIRGTGLYELWKTGRYRNYPPELLVDIVARILSMVPPWTRVYRVQRDIPMPLVTSGVEKGNLRELALARMEDLGLKCRDVRTREAGIQDIHHKIRPDEVELVRRDYAANEGWETFLSYEDTQQDILIGLLRLRKCGRNVTCPELVGRCSIVRELHVYGTAVPVHGRDADKLQHQGYGTLLMEEAERIARKEHRSKKLAVISGVGTRHYYRKLGYELEGPYMVKCLV; encoded by the exons atggccaccgccgtcgccgtcgcggcaggcggccgcggcgagcagacgcggcggaggaagccggcgccggggcgAGGGGGCGTGGTGCTCCCCGCGGGACtctcggaggaggaggcgagggtGCGTGCCATCGCGGAGATCGTGTCGGCGATGGGGGAGCtctcgcggcgcggggaggacGTGGACCTGAACGCGCTCAAGTCGGCCGCATGCCGGCGGTACGGGCTGGCGCGGGCGCCGAAGCTGGTGGAGATGATCGCGGCGGTGCCGGAGGCCGAccgcgccgcgctgctccCCAGGCTGCGGGCCAAGCCCGTGCGCACGGCGTCGGGCATCGCCGTGGTCGCCGTGATGTCGAAGCCGCACCGGTGCCCACACATCGCCACCACGGGTAACATCTGCGTGTACTGCCCCGGAGGCCCCGACTCCGACTTCGAGTACAGCACACAGTCCTACACTGGTTACGAGCCCACCAGTATGCGCGCCATACGAGCAAG GTACAATCCATATGTCCAGGCCAGAAGCAGGATAGATCAGCTCAAAAGGCTAGGCCATAGTGTAGACAAG GTCGAGTTCATATTGATGGGTGGGACTTTCATGTCATTACCAGCTGATTATCGGGATTATTTCATTAGAAATCTTCATGACGCCTTATCGGGACACACCTCTGCTAATGTTGAAGAGGCTGTTTGTTATTCAGAACATGGTTCAGTTAAATGTATTGGTATGACAATTGAGAC GAGACCTGATTATTGTTTGGGGCCTCATTTGCGCCAGATGCTATCTTATGGATGTACCCGCTTAGAAATTGGTGTTCAGAGCACATACGAGGATGTTGCATGTGACACAAACAGAGGCCACACTGTAGCCGCTGTCGCTGATTGCTTTTCTTTAGCAAAAGATGCTGGTTTTAAG GTGGTGGCGCACATGATGCCAGATCTACCTAATGTCGGAGTTGAAAGAGATATGGAAAGTTTCagagaattttttgaaaatccaGCATTCCGAGCTGACGGCCTAAAGATTTATCCAACTCTTGTGATTCGTGGAACTGGCCTTTATGAGCTATGGAAAACTGGCAG GTACCGAAACTATCCACCTGAGCTTCTGGTGGATATTGTAGCAAGAATTCTCTCTATGGTACCACCTTGGACACGAGTTTACCGTGTACAGAGAGATATTCCTATGCCTCTTGTTACTTCTGGTGTTGAGAAAGGTAATCTTCGTGAGCTTGCTTTAGCTCGAATGGAAGATTTGGGATTAAAATGCCGAGATGTCAGAACTCGTGAGGCAGGAATTCAG GATATCCATCACAAAATTAGGCCTGATGAAGTAGAGCTTGTCAGGCGCGACTATGCTGCAAATGAGGGCTGGGAGACCTTTCTCTCGTATGAGGATACACAGCAG GATATCCTCATTGGTCTTCTGCGATTGCGTAAATGTGGCCGCAATGTTACATGCCCTGAACTAGTAGGGAGGTGTTCGATTGTCCGTGAACTTCATGTATATGGAACGGCAGTCCCTGTACATGGCCGTGATGCAGACAAACTTCAACACCAG GGTTATGGTACTCTTTTGATGGAAGAAGCCGAAAGAATTGCTCGCAAGGAGCATCGTTCAAAGAAACTTGCTGTTATATCGGGAGTTGGCACCCGCCACTACTACCGTAAACTGGGTTATGAACTTGAGGGGCCTTACATGGTCAAATGCCTGGTCTGA
- the LOC102704606 gene encoding 26S proteasome non-ATPase regulatory subunit 6, giving the protein MDSVVGEEGKQQPHLVLAHKLFLLSHQDVDDLAKVDLRADVLAAVKSDDMAALYESLGGSGVLETDPALLAEMRARIEEEIRKLDEKIADAEDNLGESEVREAHLAKSLYFIRVGEKEKALEQLKVTEGKTVAVGQKMDLVFHTLQIGFFYMDFDLISKSIDKAKKLFEEGGDWERKNRLKVYEGLYCMATRNFKKAASLFLDSISTFTTYELFPYDTFIFYTVLTSVISLDRVSLKQKVVDAPEILAVIGKVPHLSEFLNSLYNCQYKSFFAAFSGLTEQIKLDRYLQPHFRYYMREVRTVVYSQFLESYKSVTMEAMASAFGVTVDFIDLELSRFIAAGKLHCKIDKVAGVLETNRPDARNAFYQATIKQGDFLLNRIQKLSRVIDL; this is encoded by the exons ATGGACAGCGTCGTCGGTGAGGAAGGGAAGCAGCAGCCGCACCTGGTGCTGGCGCACAAGCTGTTCCTGCTCTCGCACCAGGACGTCGACGACCTCGCCAAGGTCGACCTCcgcgccgacgtcctcgccgcAGTCAAATCCGATG ATATGGCCGCTCTGTACGAGTCGCTGGGGGGCAGCGGCGTGCTGGAGACGGACCCCGCCCTGCTCGCGGAGATGCGCGCCAGGATCGAGGAGGAGATCCGGAAGCTCGACGAGAA GATTGCTGATGCTGAAGATAATTTGGGTGAGAGTGAAGTGCGTGAAGCTCATCTAGCCAAATCATTGTATTTCATAAGGGTTGGGGAGAAG GAGAAAGCACTGGAACAGCTTAAGGTTACTGAAGGAAAAACGGTAGCTGTTGGGCAAAAGATGGACCTTGTTTTCCACACTTTACAGATTGGCTTTTTCTATATGGATTTTGATCTGATCTCTAAGTCTATAGACAAGGCCAAGAA ACTGTTCGAAGAGGGTGGTGATTGGGAGAGGAAGAATAGATTGAAAGTATATGAAGGCTTATACTGCATGGCCACTAGAAACTTCAAGAAAGCTGCAAGCTTATTTTTGGATTCAATTTCAACTTTCACAACCTATGAGTTGTTCCCTTATGATACATTCATCTTCTACACGGTTCTTACAAGTGTTATCTCATTGGATCGTGTATCCCTGAAGCAAAAG GTCGTAGATGCACCTGAGATCCTGGCTGTAATTGGCAAAGTACCTCACCTGTCTGAGTTTCTCAACTCCCTCTACAATTGCCAGTACAAGTCCTTTTTTGCTGCATTCT CTGGCTTGACAGAGCAGATCAAGTTAGACCGTTACCTACAGCCTCATTTTCGTTACTACATGCGTGAAGTGCGCACTGTTGTCTATTCACAATTCCTCGAATCCTACAAGAGTGTGACGATGGAAGCAATGGCATCTGCATTTGGCGTGACAGTCGATTTCATAGACCT GGAGTTGTCACGCTTCATTGCTGCTGGAAAGCTCCACTGCAAGATCGATAAGGTTGCTGGTGTGTTGGAGACGAACCGGCCTGATGCCAGAAATGCTTTCTACCAGGCAACCATCAAGCAAGGGGACTTTCTGCTGAACCGCATCCAGAAGCTATCACGAGTCATTGACCTGTAG
- the LOC102704882 gene encoding serine/threonine protein phosphatase 2A 57 kDa regulatory subunit B' theta isoform-like: protein MIKQILGRLPRKPGKNGDSRDVAGPNGNEPSNSYSVARSVEQGNKRSGNGEYVVPAGPASNLMMNGSVVYHSNEPLPAFKDVPASEKQNLFVKKVNLCCAVYDFTDPTKNLKEKETKRQTLMELVDYVTSANGKFSEAVMSEITKMVSINLFRSSSPTPRENKAIEGVDLEEEEPLMDPAWSHLQIVYEVFLRFVASQETDAKLAKRYIDHSFILRLLDLFDSEDPRERDYLKTILHRIYGKFMVHRPFIRKAINNIFYRFIFETEKHNGIAELLEILGSIINGFALPLKEEHKLFLIRALIPLHKPKCVSMYHQQLSYCITQFVEKDCKLADTVIRGLLKYWPVTNSSKEVMFLGELEEVLEATQPAEFQRCMVPLFRQIARSMNSSHFQVAERALFLWNNDHIENLIKQNYKVILPIIFPALERNARGHWNQAVRSLTLNVRKIFSDHDSAFFGECTQKFNDDELKQEESNSKRESLWKRLEEAAVPRSDNPVGTPNGKCNHAAG, encoded by the exons ATGATCAAGCAGATCCTTGGCCGCCTGCCAAGGAAGCCAGGGAAGAACGGCGATAGCCGCGATGTTGCTGGGCCGAACGGCAATGAACCGTCGAATTCATACAGCGTTGCCAGGAGCGTGGAGCAAGGGAACAAGAGGAGCGGAAATGGGGAGTATGTGGTGCCAGCTGGGCCGGCTTCCAATCTGATGATGAATGGGAGTGTGGTGTATCACTCCAATGAGCCGCTGCCGGCGTTCAAGGATGTGCCGGCCTCGGAGAAGCAGAATTTATTTGTCAAGAAGGTGAACCTGTGCTGTGCTGTGTACGATTTCACAGATCCGACAAAGAATTTGAAGGAAAAGGAGACAAAGCGCCAGACGCTTATGGAACTTGTTGATTATGTCACTTCTGCAAATGGCAAGTTCTCTGAAGCCGTCATGTCAGAGATTACCAAGATGGTGTCAATTAACTTGTTTCGGAGCTCCAGCCCCACCCCTCGTGAGAACAAGGCTATCGAAGGAGTTGatctggaggaggaggagcctcTAATGGACCCAGCATGGTCACATTTACAAATAGTTTATGAGGTTTTCTTGAGGTTTGTAGCATCACAGGAGACAGATGCGAAGCTGGCTAAGAGATACATAGATCATTCCTTCATTCTTAGGCTACTAGATCTTTTTGACTCTGAAGACCCCAGGGAAAGGGATTATTTAAAGACGATCCTCCATCGCATATATGGTAAATTCATGGTGCACCGCCCTTTCATCAGGAAAGCAATCAACAACATTTTCTACAGGTTTATATTTGAAACAGAGAAGCATAATGGTATCGCAGAGCTGTTGGAGATCTTGGGAAGCATAATTAATGGTTTTGCTCTTCCACTTAAAGAAGAACACAAACTGTTCCTTATCCGTGCACTGATCCCACTTCACAAGCCAAAGTGTGTCTCAATGTACCATCAGCAATTATCATACTGCATCACGCAGTTTGTTGAGAAGGACTGCAAACTTGCTGACACTGTTATTAGGGGCTTGCTGAAATATTGGCCTGTGACAAATAGTTCGAAGGAGGTGATGTTCTTAGGTGAACTGGAAGAGGTTTTGGAGGCAACACAGCCTGCAGAATTCCAAAGATGCATGGTTCCACTCTTCCGTCAGATTGCCCGTAGCATGAATAGCTCACATTTCCAG GTGGCAGAGCGGGCACTGTTTCTATGGAACAATGACCACATTGAGAACTTAATTAAGCAGAATTACAAGGTGATATTACCCATCATTTTCCCTGCACTTGAGAGGAATGCCAGGGGTCACTGGAACCAAGCTGTGAGAAGCCTGACATTGAATGTTCGCAAGATCTTCTCAGATCATGATTCTGCATTTTTCGGGGAGTGCACGCAGAAGTTTAACGACGATGAACTCAAGCAGGAAGAATCTAATTCAAAGCGAGAATCTTTATGGAAGCGCTTAGAGGAGGCGGCTGTCCCCAGATCCGACAACCCTGTGGGCACGCCCAATGGCAAATGCAATCATGCAGCTGGCTAG
- the LOC102713354 gene encoding plant UBX domain-containing protein 1 isoform X1, producing the protein MEAERPNHHQITHASSSTICPLRRKRGGDEELRPMDLDAAAAGSRPTSQDKLKALAYEYGHEFRIFSSATFESTTSNLPAADQEEDDDFYELQPADYFNLVSNRLAEQSKVLKTRKMREAELAAQRAKIKKTVMRVRFPDGYILEADFHPSETVQSLMGLLKKVLSRPDLPFYLYTVPPKKRIQDTSMDFYTAGFIPGANVFFSYDLPAGSELNTDSVKSEPYLSEEIRMLDGLSIVQEPVHQPIDSNANYSSAHQSDVFQSDFAPPTNKKPAKPKWFKR; encoded by the exons ATGGAAGCCGAGCGCCCCAACCACCACCAGATCACGCACGCCTCCTCTTCCACCATTTGCCCGCTCCGCCGGAAGCGAGGAGGAGACGAGGAGCTGCGGCCCATGGATCtcgacgcggccgccgcggggtCGCGCCCCACG TCCCAGGACAAGCTGAAAGCATTGGCTTATGAGTACGGTCATGAGTTTCGAATTTTTTCAAGTGCAACATTTGAGTCAACGACTAGCAACTTGCCTGCAGCAGATCAGG AGGAAGATGATGACTTTTATGAGCTTCAGCCTGCTGACTATTTCAACTTGGTTTCGAACAGATTAGCAG AACAATCGAAAGTTTTGAAGACTCGTAAAATGCGGGAAGCAGAACTTGCGGCCCAACGagcaaagataaaaaaa ACAGTAATGAGGGTGCGATTCCCTGATGGATACATACTTGAGGCCGATTTTCATCCGTCAGAAACAGTTCAAAGTCTGATGGGTCTTCTTAAGAAAGTTCTCTCTAGACCAGACCTGCCATTTTATCTAT ATACAGTTCCACCAAAGAAGCGGATACAGGACACTTCAATGGATTTCTACACAGCTGGTTTTATTCCTGGGGCTAATGTCTTCTTCTCTTATGATTTACCAGCAG GTTCAGAGTTAAATACAGACAGTGTAAAATCAGAACCTTATCTCAGTGAAGAAATTCGGATGCTGGATGGACTATCAATTGTCCAAGAACCTGTTCACCAACCAATTGATTCTAATGCGAACTATTCTTCTGCTCATCAATCTGATGTGTTTCAATCAGATTTTGCGCCGCCAACAAATAAGAAACCAGCTAAACCAAAGTGGTTCAAAAG GTGA
- the LOC102713354 gene encoding plant UBX domain-containing protein 1 isoform X2, whose amino-acid sequence MEAERPNHHQITHASSSTICPLRRKRGGDEELRPMDLDAAAAGSRPTSQDKLKALAYEYGHEFRIFSSATFESTTSNLPAADQEEDDDFYELQPADYFNLVSNRLAEQSKVLKTRKMREAELAAQRAKIKKTVMRVRFPDGYILEADFHPSETVQSLMGLLKKVLSRPDLPFYLYTVPPKKRIQDTSMDFYTAGFIPGANVFFSYDLPAGSELNTDSVKSEPYLSEEIRMLDGLSIVQEPVHQPIDSNANYSSAHQSDVFQSDFAPPTNKKPAKPKWFKR is encoded by the exons ATGGAAGCCGAGCGCCCCAACCACCACCAGATCACGCACGCCTCCTCTTCCACCATTTGCCCGCTCCGCCGGAAGCGAGGAGGAGACGAGGAGCTGCGGCCCATGGATCtcgacgcggccgccgcggggtCGCGCCCCACG TCCCAGGACAAGCTGAAAGCATTGGCTTATGAGTACGGTCATGAGTTTCGAATTTTTTCAAGTGCAACATTTGAGTCAACGACTAGCAACTTGCCTGCAGCAGATCAGG AGGAAGATGATGACTTTTATGAGCTTCAGCCTGCTGACTATTTCAACTTGGTTTCGAACAGATTAGCAG AACAATCGAAAGTTTTGAAGACTCGTAAAATGCGGGAAGCAGAACTTGCGGCCCAACGagcaaagataaaaaaa ACAGTAATGAGGGTGCGATTCCCTGATGGATACATACTTGAGGCCGATTTTCATCCGTCAGAAACAGTTCAAAGTCTGATGGGTCTTCTTAAGAAAGTTCTCTCTAGACCAGACCTGCCATTTTATCTAT ATACAGTTCCACCAAAGAAGCGGATACAGGACACTTCAATGGATTTCTACACAGCTGGTTTTATTCCTGGGGCTAATGTCTTCTTCTCTTATGATTTACCAGCAG GTTCAGAGTTAAATACAGACAGTGTAAAATCAGAACCTTATCTCAGTGAAGAAATTCGGATGCTGGATGGACTATCAATTGTCCAAGAACCTGTTCACCAACCAATTGATTCTAATGCGAACTATTCTTCTGCTCATCAATCTGATGTGTTTCAATCAGATTTTGCGCCGCCAACAAATAAGAAACCAGCTAAACCAAAGTGGTTCAAAAGGTAG
- the LOC102705153 gene encoding glucose-6-phosphate 1-dehydrogenase, cytoplasmic isoform, whose amino-acid sequence MSGGSAESSPSSRRSSFNSLSRDLELPSEHGCLSVIVLGASGDLAKKKTFPALFHLFAQGFLQSGEVHIFGYARSNLSDDGLRERIRGYLKGASEEHLSDFLQHIKYVSGSYDSGEGFDKLNKEILEYEMSNKSENSRRLFYLALPPSVYPSVCKMIRKYCMNPSGWTRVIVEKPFGKDLDSAEELSAQLGELFDENQLYRIDHYLGKELVQNLLVLRFANRLFLPLWNRDNIDNIQIVFREDFGTDGRGGYFDQYGIIRDIIQNHLLQVFCLVAMEKPVSLKPEHIRDEKVKVLQSVNPIKHDEVVLGQYEGYKDDPTVPDDSNTPTFASVVLRVHNERWEGVPFILKAGKALSSRKAEVRVQFKDVPGDIFKCKRQGRNEFVIRLQPSEAMYMKLTVKKPGLEMATEQSELDLSYGMRYQNVKIPEAYERLILDTIRGDQQHFVRRDELKAAWQIFTPLLHDIDAGRLKAIPYQPGSRGPKEADELSEKVGYMQTHGYIWIPPTLA is encoded by the exons ATGTCAGGAGGATCAGCTGAATCTTCACCGTCATCAAGACGAAGCAGCTTTAATTCTTTATCAAGAGATCTCGAACTTCCTTCAGAGCATGGCTGTCTCTCTGTTATTGTCCTCGGGGCTTCTGGAGACCTAGCCAAGAAGAAAACTTTCCCAGCACTTTTCCATCTTTTTGCACAG GGATTTTTACAATCAGGTGAAGTGCATATATTTGGGTATGCGAGATCAAATCTTTCTGATGATGGGTTAAGGGAACGCATTCGTGG ATACCTTAAAGGAGCCTCAGAAGAACATCTCTCAGACTTTTTGCAACAT ATAAAATATGTCAGTGGTTCATATGACAGTGGAGAAGGATTTGATAAATTGAACAAGGAAATTTTGGAGTATGAGATGTCAAACAAATCAGAAAACTCTCGCAGGCTCTTTTATTTGGCATTGCCTCCATCTGTTTACCCTTCAGTCTGCAAAATGATCAGAAAATATTGCATGAATCCAT CTGGATGGACTAGAGTCATTGTTGAGAAGCCATTTGGAAAGGACTTGGACTCTGCAGAAGAATTAAGTGCCCAACTTGGGGAGCTATTCGACGAAAATCAACTCTATAGAATTGATCACTACTTGGGAAAAGAGTTGGTCCAAAACCTG CTTGTGCTTCGTTTTGCCAATCGCTTGTTCTTGCCTCTTTGGAACCGTGACAATATTGATAATATACAG ATTGTATTCAGGGAGGACTTTGGGACTGACGGGCGTGGTGGATATTTTGATCAATATGG AATCATTCGTGATATCATCCAGAACCATCTGTTACAG gttttctgtttggttgcaATGGAAAAACCTGTCTCTCTTAAGCCTGAGCACATTAGAGATGAGAAAGTCAAG GTTCTGCAGTCCGTGAACCCTATAAAGCATGATGAGGTTGTCCTTGGACAATATGAGGGCTACAAGGATGACCCCACAGTTCCAGATGACTCAAACACCCCGACTTTTGCATCTGTTGTGCTTCGGGTGCACAATGAAAGATGGGAGG GTGTTCCTTTCATTCTTAAAGCTGGTAAAGCATTAAGCTCAAGGAAAGCAGAAGTTCGTGTGCAGTTCAAGGATGTTCCTGGTGACATTTTTAAAT GTAAAAGGCAAGGTAGAAATGAGTTCGTCATACGTCTCCAGCCATCAGAAGCCATGTACATGAAACTTACT GTCAAGAAACCTGGATTAGAGATGGCCACTGAGCAGAGTGAACTTGATCTATCATATGGGATGCGAtaccaaaatgtcaaaattccaGAGGCATATGAACGGCTCATATTGGATAC GATAAGAGGAGACCAGCAGCACTTCGTTCGCCGAGATGAGCTAAAG GCTGCTTGGCAGATCTTCACGCCCCTGTTGCACGACATCGACGCAGGCAGGCTGAAGGCTATTCCATACCAACCTGGCAGCCGAGGCCCCAAGGAAGCTGATGAACTGAGTGAGAAAGTTGGGTACATGCAGACCCACGGCTACATATGGATACCACCCACCCTTGCATAG
- the LOC102705426 gene encoding cytosolic Fe-S cluster assembly factor NBP35-like: MNTVKHKILVLSGKGGVGKSTFSAQLSFALAEMDYQVGLLDIDICGPSIPKMLGLEGQDIHQSNLGWSPVYVESNLGVMSIGFMLPNPDDAVIWRGPRKNGLIKQFLKDVDWGEIDYLVVDAPPGTSDEHISIVQYLQIAGIDGAIIVTTPQQVSLIDVKKEINFCKKVGVPVLGVVENMSGLRQAFSDMKFVKPSEVGETDATEWALNYIKEKAPELLSVVACSEVFDSSKGGAEKMCQEMEVPFLGKVPMDPQLCKAAEEGRSCFTDQKCSASAPALKSIIKKLVKKQ; this comes from the coding sequence ATGAATACCGTGAAACACAAGATACTGGTACTGTCTGGAAAGGGTGGTGTTGGGAAGAGTACATTTTCAGCCCAGCTCTCATTTGCCCTTGCTGAGATGGACTATCAAGTTGGACTTCTTGACATAGACATTTGCGGTCCTAGCATCCCAAAAATGTTAGGCCTTGAAGGCCAGGATATCCATCAAAGCAATCTTGGTTGGTCTCCGGTGTATGTTGAGTCCAACCTAGGTGTCATGTCAATTGGATTCATGCTGCCCAACCCAGATGATGCTGTTATATGGAGAGGTCCTCGCAAGAATGGACTCATCAAACAATTCTTGAAGGATGTTGATTGGGGGGAGATTGACTATCTTGTGGTGGATGCACCTCCAGGAACATCTGATGAACATATTTCAATTGTGCAGTACCTCCAGATCGCAGGAATTGATGGGGCAATCATTGTGACCACGCCGCAGCAAGTTTCTCTGATTGACGTGAAGAAGGAGATAAACTTTTGCAAGAAGGTTGGCGTTCCAGTCTTGGGAGTCGTTGAGAACATGAGTGGCTTGAGGCAGGCATTTTCAGATATGAAATTCGTGAAGCCAAGTGAGGTGGGAGAGACAGATGCCACAGAGTGGGCACTGAATTATATCAAGGAGAAAGCTCCAGAGCTTTTATCTGTTGTGGCATGCAGTGAGGTCTTCGATAGCAGTAAGGGTGGTGCTGAGAAGATGTGCCAGGAAATGGAGGTCCCTTTTCTTGGCAAGGTTCCCATGGATCCCCAGCTCTGCAAGGCGGCAGAGGAAGGTAGATCGTGCTTCACCGATCAAAAATGCAGTGCAAGTGCTCCCGCTCTTAAAAGCATAATCAAGAAGCTGGTCAAGAAGCAGTGA
- the LOC102713626 gene encoding uncharacterized protein LOC102713626 produces MRAAVSAPPPHSCYSRRRATLLDARHVLDHMPQRRAPPRAAGLRAPSASASASAATRRPPPQPRVAVRAAACPAASVHYLFRTLLPIPTAFRSTPRVRLNSPSFLPSRRNFEGYIPQSCSGPSLQIYSRSSLLSLSPSSALMVSSQLSSSDVAQRSEEWFALRKDKLTTSTFSTALGFWAGNRRSELWNEKVFGSTEIKLEDAARSAMNWGTVNESVAIEQYTSITGRLVGSLGFAVHTEANSGWLGASPDGVLGCDPDGGILEVKCPFNKGKPELALPWRAMPYYYMPQVQGLMEIMDRDWVELYCWTPNGSSLFRVPRDRGYWELIHEVLRDFWWGNVMPARELVLVGKEAEARSFEPQPKHRLTNLVLFKSRKLASEAKLLCKDIGGHVEFFP; encoded by the exons ATGAGAGCGGCGGTAAGCGCACCGCCTCCCCACAGCTGCtactcccgccgccgcgccactcTACTGGACGCGCGCCATGTGCTCGACCATATGCCGCAGAGGCGCGCGCCGCCCCGGGCCGCCGGCCTGCGCGCCCCGTCGGCGTCCGCATCCGCATCCGCGGCCAcccggaggccgccgccgcagccgcgcgtggccgtgcgcgccgccgcctgccccgCCGCTTCAG TTCATTATTTGTTCAGGACACTCCTTCCAATTCCAACAGCCTTTCGCTCAACACCTCGTGTGCGCCTAAACTCACCTTCATTCTTGCCATCAAGACGAAATTTTGAAGGCTATATTCCTCAGAGCTGCTCAGGTCCATCATTGCAGATCTATAGCCGGTCATCCCTGCTATCTCTCTCACCGTCTTCAGCTCTGATGGTGTCCTCCCAGCTCTCCTCTTCTGACGTTGCTCAACGGTCAGAGGAATGGTTTGCTCTCCGCAAGGACAAGCTCACCACAAGCACCTTCAGCACTGCCTTGGGCTTCTGGGCTGGCAATAGGCGGTCAGAGCTGTGGAATGAGAAAGTTTTTGGATCAACAGAAATCAAGTTGGAGGATGCAGCGAGGTCTGCCATGAACTGGGGTACGGTAAATGAAAGTGTAGCTATAGAGCAGTACACAAGCATCACTGGACGCTTGGTAGGCTCCCTTGGCTTCGCAGTGCACACTGAGGCCAATTCTGGGTGGCTCGGAGCTTCACCTGATGGCGTTCTGGGGTGTGACCCAGACGGTGGGATCCTAGAAGTCAAGTGTCCATTCAACAAGGGTAAGCCTGAGCTCGCTCTGCCATGGCGTGCTATGCCATACTACTACATGCCGCAGGTGCAGGGCCTGATGGAGATAATGGACAGAGACTGGGTCGAACTCTACTGTTGGACTCCCAACGGAAGCAGCCTGTTCCGAGTGCCCCGAGATCGTGGGTACTGGGAGCTCATCCATGAAGTCCTTCGTGATTTCTGGTGGGGGAATGTGATGCCAGCAAGGGAGCTGGTGCTGGTTGGTAAGGAGGCCGAAGCTAGATCGTTTGAGCCACAGCCCAAGCACCGGCTGACAAACCTGGTGCTATTTAAAAGCAGGAAGCTGGCTTCTGAAGCCAAGTTGTTGTGCAAGGATATTGGCGGCCATGTAGAATTCTTCCCATGA